A genome region from Nitrospira sp. includes the following:
- a CDS encoding hydrolase — protein MASEPIRDPKKDQLLTPQNSAFIIIDYQPVQVNSIASMDRQLMVNNIVGAAKAAVAYGLPIVHSTVNVKTGLNKPPIVQLRRVLDKFPTYDRTSINSWEDIEFRKAVEATGRKKLIMTALWTEACLTFPALDALAAGFEVYVVADAVGGTSVAAHDMALRRIEQAGGKMISVPQLFCELQRDWQRKDTVPAFMNLFIETGGTAGLQFSADKTE, from the coding sequence ATGGCCAGTGAACCAATTCGAGACCCCAAGAAGGATCAGTTGTTGACCCCGCAGAACTCCGCGTTCATCATCATCGATTATCAGCCGGTGCAGGTGAACTCCATTGCCTCAATGGATCGGCAGCTGATGGTCAATAATATTGTCGGCGCGGCGAAGGCGGCTGTTGCCTATGGCTTGCCGATTGTCCATTCCACCGTCAACGTCAAGACCGGCCTCAACAAACCACCCATCGTGCAGTTGCGTAGGGTGCTCGACAAGTTTCCGACCTACGACCGCACGTCGATCAATTCCTGGGAAGATATCGAGTTCCGCAAAGCCGTGGAAGCCACGGGCCGGAAGAAGCTCATTATGACCGCGCTCTGGACCGAAGCCTGCTTGACCTTTCCGGCTTTGGACGCGCTCGCGGCAGGCTTCGAGGTTTATGTTGTGGCTGACGCCGTCGGCGGCACATCGGTGGCCGCCCATGACATGGCGTTGCGCCGGATCGAGCAGGCGGGCGGGAAGATGATCAGTGTGCCGCAGTTGTTCTGTGAGCTGCAGCGGGATTGGCAACGCAAGGACACCGTCCCGGCATTCATGAATCTGTTCATCGAAACCGGGGGCACTGCCGGCCTGCAGTTTTCTGCCGACAAAACGGAGTAA
- a CDS encoding pirin family protein, protein MRTGTSITKDLVGVYQAGSHHMVGDGFPVRNMIPGAGIEEQLSPFLMLDYLGPQQFPPTNRRLGVGEHPHRGFETVTIMYHGKVAHRDSTGSGGVIGPGDVQWMTAASGIVHEELHEEEFAKQGGLLEGIQLWVNLPRASKMTAPRYQTLVDAEIPAVELDGGAGRVRVIAGEFRGAKGPAKTFSPVHLYDLRLQAGHQMELDLPEGFNSSLFVLHGQIVVNGSQAVQEVEIALLGQRGERVALEAKQDATILVMSGEPIAEPIARYGPFVMNTRDEIIQAVQDYQAGRMGHLG, encoded by the coding sequence ATGCGAACAGGCACATCCATCACGAAAGACCTTGTCGGTGTGTATCAGGCAGGGTCTCATCATATGGTCGGCGACGGGTTTCCGGTCCGCAACATGATTCCCGGCGCCGGAATCGAGGAACAGCTGTCGCCGTTTTTGATGCTCGATTATCTGGGGCCGCAGCAGTTCCCGCCGACCAACCGGCGGCTCGGGGTCGGTGAGCATCCTCATCGGGGCTTCGAGACGGTCACGATTATGTACCACGGAAAGGTGGCGCATCGTGATTCAACCGGCAGCGGCGGCGTCATCGGTCCCGGCGATGTGCAGTGGATGACGGCGGCTTCGGGTATCGTGCACGAAGAATTGCATGAAGAGGAATTTGCCAAACAGGGTGGCCTGTTGGAGGGGATCCAGCTGTGGGTCAATCTGCCGAGGGCGTCCAAGATGACCGCGCCTCGTTATCAGACGCTGGTCGATGCCGAGATTCCTGCGGTCGAGCTTGATGGAGGAGCTGGTCGGGTGCGCGTGATCGCCGGGGAGTTTCGCGGTGCAAAAGGTCCGGCGAAGACCTTCAGTCCGGTCCATCTGTACGACCTGCGGTTGCAGGCGGGACATCAGATGGAACTCGACTTACCCGAGGGATTCAATTCGTCCCTGTTTGTGCTGCACGGGCAGATTGTGGTGAACGGGTCGCAGGCTGTTCAGGAAGTGGAAATCGCGTTGCTCGGACAGCGAGGTGAGCGCGTGGCGCTGGAGGCGAAGCAGGATGCGACCATTCTCGTGATGAGCGGAGAACCGATTGCCGAGCCGATCGCCCGGTACGGTCCGTTCGTGATGAACACGCGCGACGAAATTATTCAGGCGGTCCAAGACTATCAAGCGGGCCGGATGGGACATCTGGGCTAA
- a CDS encoding DUF5069 domain-containing protein, with amino-acid sequence MKTDLDRVGTLALDLRKDYPRSPREKLGGYVIAARCVDKCRALLLGINGEYSYWPCSLASQWFAFTGITPEQLKAVVATGATDEQIAEWIKETSKITDANDVLKWNNTLRDTRLSDMSLEAQQYLEDYIPKFVPAHRPVYVWFDVYDLEEKRL; translated from the coding sequence ATGAAAACGGATTTGGATAGAGTCGGCACATTGGCCCTGGATCTTCGGAAGGACTATCCTCGGAGTCCTCGTGAAAAACTGGGCGGCTATGTGATTGCCGCCCGCTGTGTGGATAAATGCCGGGCCTTGTTGCTCGGGATCAACGGGGAATACAGCTATTGGCCCTGTTCGCTGGCCAGCCAATGGTTTGCCTTTACGGGGATTACGCCGGAGCAATTGAAAGCGGTGGTGGCGACAGGAGCCACGGATGAGCAGATCGCCGAATGGATCAAAGAGACGTCGAAGATCACGGATGCGAATGACGTGCTGAAGTGGAATAACACATTGCGCGATACGCGGCTGAGCGACATGAGCCTTGAGGCGCAGCAATACCTCGAAGACTATATTCCCAAGTTCGTGCCGGCGCATCGTCCGGTATACGTATGGTTCGATGTGTACGATTTGGAGGAGAAGCGGCTGTGA
- a CDS encoding VOC family protein: MKAHYLGHVVFYVKDLLRALEFYRDLLGFKEVGKAFNGAAAALTSGRTHHELLLIQVGDAPASPSGRRRGLYHIGIKVGDSLDELRAAKQELEQAGVVIDGMSDHTVSQSLYLHDPDGNEVEVYVDADEATWKNNPLAVLSPIKPLYL; the protein is encoded by the coding sequence ATGAAGGCGCACTATCTCGGCCATGTCGTGTTCTATGTGAAGGATCTGCTGCGCGCACTGGAGTTCTATCGGGACCTGTTGGGATTTAAGGAGGTCGGAAAGGCTTTTAATGGTGCGGCCGCGGCGCTTACATCTGGCCGCACCCATCACGAGCTCTTGCTCATCCAAGTCGGCGATGCTCCGGCCTCTCCCTCCGGGCGGCGTCGAGGGCTCTATCACATTGGCATCAAAGTCGGCGACAGCCTGGACGAGCTCCGGGCGGCGAAGCAAGAATTGGAGCAGGCCGGCGTTGTGATCGACGGCATGAGCGACCATACGGTGAGTCAAAGTCTGTACCTCCATGATCCCGACGGCAATGAGGTCGAGGTGTACGTGGACGCCGACGAAGCGACTTGGAAAAACAATCCATTGGCTGTCCTCTCGCCGATCAAGCCGCTGTATTTATAG
- a CDS encoding VOC family protein encodes MAVQVYGCNHIVIEVTDAKKAVKFYSDVFGLKMLRGGEGAAWCKLGEHQFMAIFEVEQLQPDRVKHFGLMVRDAKQIKEVRQKLTKKYKLKMQPGFRCDFRDPWGNRIQVGDLSDESLVWLLPYQEVQKAGITFVNKSQKEKRS; translated from the coding sequence ATGGCGGTGCAAGTCTATGGCTGCAACCACATCGTCATTGAAGTCACCGACGCCAAGAAGGCGGTGAAGTTTTATTCGGACGTGTTCGGCTTGAAGATGCTCCGAGGCGGTGAAGGTGCCGCCTGGTGCAAGCTGGGGGAGCATCAATTCATGGCGATCTTTGAGGTCGAGCAACTGCAACCGGACCGGGTGAAGCACTTTGGTCTGATGGTCCGTGATGCCAAGCAGATCAAAGAAGTGAGACAGAAGCTGACGAAGAAGTACAAGTTGAAGATGCAGCCAGGTTTCCGCTGCGACTTTCGCGATCCTTGGGGCAATCGCATTCAAGTCGGTGATCTGAGCGACGAGTCGCTCGTCTGGCTGCTCCCCTACCAGGAAGTGCAGAAGGCCGGGATAACATTCGTCAATAAATCACAAAAGGAGAAACGGTCATGA
- a CDS encoding FAD-dependent oxidoreductase: MGDAESENGYSITLIERRLVAEGTMAFYFDKPPQFVFTPGQFVDLTLPQPSETDAEGNTRALSIASAPQESTLMVATRLRDTAFKRELQRMPLGSIVRMEGPFGQFVLHPDQTRPAVFLAGGIGITPFRSMVVQAALQRSPHPMVLFYSNRRPEDAPFLDELQALQDNNPHYRFVGTMTEPAKSSRPWQGETGYINAALLSKHLVNIDKPMYYVVGPPGMVGALRTMLKAAGIDDSAIRTEKFAGY; encoded by the coding sequence ATGGGTGATGCGGAGAGCGAGAACGGGTATTCGATCACGCTGATCGAGCGGCGGCTGGTGGCGGAGGGGACGATGGCGTTCTACTTCGACAAGCCGCCGCAGTTTGTGTTCACGCCGGGTCAGTTTGTCGACCTGACGTTGCCCCAGCCCTCTGAGACGGATGCGGAGGGCAACACCAGGGCCTTGTCCATCGCGAGTGCGCCGCAAGAATCGACGCTGATGGTGGCCACCCGGCTGCGTGATACCGCTTTCAAGCGCGAACTGCAGCGGATGCCGCTCGGCTCAATCGTCCGGATGGAGGGACCATTCGGCCAATTCGTGTTACATCCGGACCAGACCCGCCCTGCCGTCTTTCTGGCAGGCGGGATCGGGATCACGCCCTTCCGTAGCATGGTGGTGCAGGCGGCGTTGCAACGGTCGCCGCACCCCATGGTGCTGTTCTACTCCAACCGGCGACCGGAGGATGCGCCGTTTTTGGATGAGCTGCAGGCCTTGCAGGACAACAATCCTCACTATCGCTTCGTGGGCACCATGACCGAGCCCGCCAAGTCTTCCCGTCCCTGGCAGGGTGAGACGGGATACATCAACGCAGCCTTGCTCTCCAAACATCTCGTGAACATCGACAAGCCGATGTATTACGTGGTCGGCCCGCCGGGTATGGTCGGCGCACTACGGACGATGCTTAAAGCAGCCGGCATCGACGACAGCGCCATTCGTACGGAAAAATTTGCAGGCTACTAA
- a CDS encoding DsbA family oxidoreductase, translating to MTNSALHIDIYSDVVCPWCYVGKRRLERALTEFGGDVRVTWRPFQLNPTMPKDGMDRTAYLEAKFGSLETFRQMEESVLAAGASERIAFAFEKIARAPNTFDAHRLIWLGAREDCQNAVVASLFRGYFEEGADIGSVPTLVDLAGRAGLNRESVERMLQSDEGTAEVKAEAAAGHRLGIRGVPYFIVNGTSAISGAQPVDVFVSALKRVAAEGAGRKADV from the coding sequence GTGACGAATTCGGCGCTCCATATCGACATCTATTCCGATGTCGTCTGTCCCTGGTGTTATGTCGGGAAACGGCGACTGGAACGAGCGCTGACAGAGTTCGGCGGAGACGTACGAGTGACCTGGCGGCCGTTTCAGTTGAATCCGACGATGCCGAAGGATGGGATGGATCGCACGGCCTATCTCGAAGCGAAGTTCGGGAGCCTGGAGACGTTCCGGCAGATGGAGGAATCTGTGCTGGCTGCCGGAGCGTCGGAGCGGATTGCCTTCGCATTCGAGAAGATTGCACGGGCGCCGAATACGTTTGACGCGCATCGGTTGATTTGGCTTGGTGCACGAGAAGACTGCCAGAACGCGGTGGTCGCCTCGCTCTTCCGAGGCTATTTCGAGGAGGGGGCCGATATCGGGTCGGTCCCGACCCTCGTCGATCTTGCCGGCCGTGCAGGATTGAATCGGGAGTCCGTGGAACGCATGCTCCAGAGCGACGAAGGAACTGCAGAGGTCAAGGCGGAAGCCGCGGCTGGTCACCGGCTGGGCATTCGTGGCGTCCCCTATTTCATCGTGAACGGGACGTCTGCGATCTCGGGTGCACAGCCGGTGGACGTCTTTGTGTCGGCGCTCAAGCGGGTGGCGGCGGAGGGCGCCGGACGAAAGGCAGATGTGTGA
- a CDS encoding pirin family protein: protein MMTQQTASAVTKELAGVYAADSPHMVGDGFPVRNMIPGPEGDDQQFSPFLLLDYMGPKYFPPTYRRLGVGEHPHRGFETVTIMYQGKVSHRDSTGSGGVIGPGDVQWMTAASGIVHEELHEEGFAEQGGTLEGVQLWVNLPKAVKMSPPRYQTLVNQDIPTVDLPGGAGQVRVIAGEFQGVAGPAKTFSPVHLYDLRVTAGHRVELTLPAGFNTSVLVLRGRVAINGSKEAREAQLAVFGQAGERVALEAKEDATLLVLSGEPINEPIARYGPFVMNTREELMQAAQDYQAGKMGHLS from the coding sequence ATGATGACACAGCAGACAGCGAGTGCGGTCACGAAGGAACTGGCCGGAGTGTATGCTGCTGATTCTCCGCATATGGTCGGTGATGGCTTTCCGGTGCGCAACATGATTCCGGGCCCTGAGGGAGACGATCAGCAATTTTCTCCCTTCCTGCTTCTGGACTATATGGGGCCGAAGTATTTTCCTCCGACCTACCGGCGGCTCGGCGTGGGTGAGCATCCGCATCGGGGGTTTGAAACGGTGACGATTATGTATCAAGGCAAGGTGTCGCATCGTGACTCGACCGGCAGCGGCGGCGTCATCGGTCCCGGCGATGTGCAGTGGATGACGGCGGCCTCCGGCATCGTGCACGAGGAACTGCACGAGGAAGGGTTTGCCGAGCAGGGGGGCACGCTGGAGGGTGTGCAGCTTTGGGTGAATCTCCCGAAGGCGGTCAAGATGTCGCCGCCTCGGTACCAGACGCTGGTGAATCAGGATATTCCAACGGTGGATCTTCCGGGTGGGGCGGGCCAGGTTCGCGTCATCGCGGGCGAATTTCAGGGCGTCGCCGGCCCTGCAAAGACGTTCAGCCCAGTCCATTTGTACGATCTTCGTGTGACGGCTGGGCACCGGGTTGAGTTGACGTTGCCGGCGGGGTTTAACACGTCGGTGCTCGTGCTCCGGGGCCGGGTGGCGATCAACGGGTCGAAGGAGGCCCGGGAGGCTCAATTGGCCGTCTTCGGGCAGGCCGGCGAACGGGTGGCACTTGAGGCCAAAGAAGATGCGACGCTGCTCGTTCTCAGCGGAGAACCGATCAATGAACCGATCGCACGCTATGGTCCCTTTGTCATGAATACCCGCGAGGAGTTGATGCAGGCGGCACAGGATTATCAAGCAGGCAAGATGGGACATTTGTCGTGA
- a CDS encoding type 1 glutamine amidotransferase domain-containing protein, producing the protein MNRKILVVLTSVEKYPNLNRATGLWLGEAVHFVKKVEAAGYAVDYVSPKGGYTPIDPHSLAMAEPIDWEWYQKKEFMNRLGATLAPGEVKPDDYAAIYYAGGHGVIWDFPENEALQRISRTIYERGGIVSSVCHGAVGLLNITLSNGSLLVKGKTVTGFSNEEERLAELDKFVPFLTETELVSRGAVYTKADKAWAPFAVEDDRLITGQNPASGGAVADRLIEALRTRG; encoded by the coding sequence ATGAACCGGAAAATATTGGTTGTACTCACGAGCGTTGAAAAATATCCGAACCTGAATCGGGCCACCGGTTTATGGCTCGGTGAGGCGGTGCATTTCGTCAAGAAGGTCGAGGCCGCGGGTTATGCCGTGGATTATGTCAGCCCCAAGGGGGGATATACGCCGATCGATCCCCACAGTCTGGCGATGGCGGAGCCTATCGATTGGGAGTGGTACCAGAAGAAAGAATTCATGAATCGTCTCGGGGCGACGCTGGCACCCGGCGAGGTCAAGCCTGATGATTACGCGGCGATCTACTATGCCGGCGGCCACGGCGTGATCTGGGACTTTCCCGAGAACGAAGCCTTGCAACGCATCAGCCGCACGATTTATGAACGAGGCGGCATCGTCTCGTCGGTATGCCATGGAGCCGTGGGCCTGCTGAACATTACCTTGTCGAATGGATCGTTACTGGTGAAGGGCAAGACGGTCACCGGGTTTTCAAATGAAGAAGAACGATTGGCCGAACTGGATAAGTTTGTTCCGTTTTTAACGGAGACCGAACTGGTGTCGCGAGGTGCGGTCTATACGAAGGCCGATAAGGCGTGGGCCCCCTTCGCGGTCGAAGATGACCGGCTCATCACGGGACAGAATCCGGCATCAGGAGGCGCCGTCGCCGACCGACTGATCGAGGCGTTACGGACACGCGGCTAG
- a CDS encoding Rieske 2Fe-2S domain-containing protein, protein MPDATWTEIGLIDELKQRPLQQIVCGQTQLALSYKDGRFAAISGVCNHIGGPLGEGRLDGDYVVCPWHYWKFHHRTGQSGPGYEGNQVATYAVKVEDGRVFVDLTPVTKRQTLPKQSHPLARPIVRADGPVRVLGIATTAMTKDQPRFSASDALLEEALAHAREHLQLDTQLIKLRELSFRPCEGFYSKAAEACTWPCSITQMDPTDQMDRVYEAIVHWADVILVSTPIRWGGASSLYYKMVERMNCIQNQETIANRHLLKNKVAAFIIMGGQDNVQGVAGQLMTFFAEIGCQFPQFPFIAHSRGWSAEDMERNNSEVQHSRELREGAQALVTRAAEMARVMVEGQLALHPLTRGGRKAHQLDSEPTG, encoded by the coding sequence ATGCCGGATGCGACATGGACTGAGATCGGTTTGATCGATGAGTTGAAACAGCGCCCGCTTCAGCAGATCGTCTGCGGTCAGACACAGCTGGCGTTGAGTTATAAGGACGGCCGGTTCGCGGCGATCTCCGGGGTGTGCAATCACATCGGCGGGCCGCTGGGTGAGGGGCGGCTCGATGGCGACTATGTTGTCTGTCCCTGGCATTACTGGAAGTTTCATCATCGGACCGGCCAAAGCGGGCCTGGATACGAAGGGAATCAGGTGGCGACCTATGCCGTCAAAGTGGAGGATGGGCGCGTCTTTGTCGATCTGACACCGGTGACGAAGCGACAGACGCTCCCGAAACAATCACACCCGCTGGCGCGCCCGATCGTGCGAGCCGACGGTCCCGTGCGTGTGCTGGGTATTGCCACGACCGCGATGACGAAGGACCAGCCGCGGTTTAGCGCCTCCGATGCCCTGCTGGAGGAAGCCTTAGCCCATGCGCGCGAGCATCTCCAGCTCGACACGCAACTCATCAAATTGCGTGAGCTTTCGTTCAGGCCCTGTGAAGGGTTTTATTCCAAGGCCGCGGAAGCCTGCACCTGGCCCTGTTCGATCACGCAGATGGATCCGACCGATCAAATGGATCGGGTGTATGAGGCCATCGTGCATTGGGCGGATGTGATCCTCGTCTCGACTCCGATCAGATGGGGTGGAGCGAGCAGCCTCTATTACAAAATGGTCGAGCGCATGAACTGCATTCAGAACCAGGAGACGATCGCGAACCGGCATCTCCTCAAGAATAAAGTCGCCGCATTCATCATTATGGGTGGCCAAGACAATGTGCAGGGTGTTGCCGGTCAACTGATGACCTTTTTTGCCGAAATCGGCTGCCAGTTTCCGCAGTTTCCGTTTATCGCCCATTCGCGTGGGTGGAGCGCAGAGGACATGGAGCGGAACAACAGCGAGGTACAGCACAGCCGAGAGTTACGAGAAGGCGCGCAAGCGCTCGTCACACGCGCGGCGGAGATGGCGCGGGTCATGGTCGAGGGGCAGCTGGCACTGCATCCGCTTACTCGAGGGGGTCGCAAGGCGCATCAATTGGATAGTGAACCCACGGGATAA
- a CDS encoding NAD(P)H-binding protein encodes MFVVLGATGHTGAAVVETLLARKQPVRVVVRSADKRAAWRAKGVEVAVASLDDVPALTKALQGALGVYLLVPPNYGAAAWLAEQRQRMDRAAEAVKASGISHVVLLSSVGGQLPEGTGPIRAVRYGEHKLSAVARNLTILRPCYFMENWAPGIGLAKSEGLLPTFIAPQAKVPMISTKDIGRVAAERLMAGGRGQTVVELAGPEEYSPEQVAEALGRILGRAVVAQPAPLSAVVPTLTLFGFSREAAGLFEEMYTAFSTGAITYEHPASLVRGTISLAEALRGMV; translated from the coding sequence ATGTTTGTTGTATTAGGTGCTACAGGACATACAGGGGCCGCAGTCGTAGAGACGCTGCTTGCTCGCAAACAGCCCGTGCGGGTGGTGGTTCGGTCGGCCGACAAGAGAGCAGCCTGGAGAGCAAAAGGGGTTGAGGTGGCCGTTGCCTCGCTGGATGATGTGCCAGCCTTGACGAAAGCCTTGCAAGGGGCGTTGGGTGTCTATCTGCTGGTTCCGCCGAACTATGGGGCTGCGGCATGGCTTGCGGAGCAACGGCAACGGATGGATCGCGCGGCCGAAGCCGTCAAAGCGAGCGGGATTTCGCACGTCGTGCTGCTCTCGTCCGTCGGCGGCCAGCTCCCGGAAGGCACCGGCCCTATACGCGCCGTCCGATACGGTGAACACAAACTGAGTGCGGTGGCTCGTAATCTGACGATTTTGCGCCCCTGTTATTTCATGGAAAACTGGGCGCCGGGTATCGGTCTGGCAAAGAGTGAGGGGCTGTTGCCCACATTCATTGCGCCGCAGGCCAAGGTGCCGATGATATCGACGAAGGATATCGGCCGTGTCGCAGCAGAGCGATTGATGGCCGGTGGAAGGGGCCAGACGGTGGTGGAGCTCGCAGGTCCGGAGGAGTACAGTCCGGAACAGGTGGCCGAAGCGCTCGGCCGGATTCTTGGGCGGGCGGTCGTCGCGCAACCGGCGCCGCTCAGTGCCGTGGTGCCGACATTGACCTTGTTCGGTTTTTCCAGAGAAGCAGCCGGTTTGTTCGAGGAAATGTACACGGCGTTTTCAACCGGTGCGATCACGTATGAACACCCCGCCTCGCTGGTGCGAGGGACCATTTCCCTCGCGGAAGCATTGCGCGGAATGGTGTAA
- a CDS encoding SnoaL-like domain-containing protein, with protein sequence MSTTNLQQRLNDLFGYIGQGKIIEAINEFYDKDVKMQENAHPPTEGLAANIEREKQFMSNVKEWKGFNVTASGVGDGVTFYECALDFIAVSGQPVHMEQVVLAKWKNGKIVHERYYYDTGKQAS encoded by the coding sequence ATGAGCACGACGAATCTGCAACAGCGGTTGAACGATCTGTTCGGCTATATCGGTCAAGGCAAGATCATCGAGGCAATAAACGAGTTCTACGACAAGGACGTCAAGATGCAGGAGAATGCCCATCCTCCGACAGAGGGTCTCGCGGCCAATATCGAGCGGGAGAAACAGTTTATGAGCAACGTGAAAGAGTGGAAAGGGTTCAATGTCACGGCCAGCGGAGTCGGCGACGGCGTCACGTTCTATGAGTGTGCGCTCGATTTCATCGCCGTCAGCGGGCAGCCGGTTCATATGGAACAGGTGGTGCTGGCGAAGTGGAAGAACGGCAAGATCGTTCACGAACGGTATTATTACGACACAGGGAAGCAGGCATCCTGA
- a CDS encoding CDGSH iron-sulfur domain-containing protein, with product MEKPVIAAKQPAVLELEAGTYHWCRCGRSKKQPFCDGSHKGTGFTPMEFTTTEKKTVALCQCKQTKNPPFCDGTHKSL from the coding sequence ATGGAGAAGCCAGTCATTGCAGCGAAACAGCCGGCCGTGTTGGAGTTGGAAGCGGGCACCTATCATTGGTGCCGGTGCGGGCGTTCGAAGAAGCAACCGTTCTGTGACGGGTCGCACAAAGGAACTGGGTTTACGCCGATGGAGTTTACGACCACCGAAAAGAAGACCGTGGCGCTCTGTCAGTGCAAACAGACCAAGAATCCTCCGTTTTGCGACGGAACACACAAATCGCTCTGA
- a CDS encoding DoxX family protein, translated as MKALFKTDDGWSGLILRLTLGLVMLPHGAQKLLGWFGGFGFDGTMGFFTQKMGLPWIVAFLVIMGEFFGAVGLLAGLLTRFTAASFVVIMLGAILTVHLPFGFFMNWFGQQQGEGYEYHLLVIGLAAALLVTGAGRWSIDRVVAERVA; from the coding sequence ATGAAGGCGTTATTCAAGACAGATGATGGGTGGTCCGGCCTGATTTTGCGGCTGACCTTGGGGTTGGTGATGCTGCCGCACGGGGCTCAAAAGTTACTGGGTTGGTTCGGTGGGTTCGGGTTCGACGGGACCATGGGGTTCTTCACTCAGAAAATGGGGCTACCCTGGATCGTCGCATTTCTGGTTATCATGGGGGAATTTTTCGGCGCCGTGGGGTTGCTCGCCGGCTTGTTAACGCGATTCACGGCCGCCAGCTTCGTTGTGATCATGCTGGGAGCCATTCTGACGGTGCATCTGCCGTTTGGGTTTTTCATGAACTGGTTTGGGCAACAGCAGGGAGAGGGGTATGAGTATCACCTCCTGGTGATCGGGTTGGCCGCCGCGTTACTGGTAACGGGAGCCGGCCGATGGTCGATTGATCGGGTTGTGGCGGAACGAGTTGCCTGA
- a CDS encoding NAD(P)-dependent oxidoreductase, whose translation MKIALIGASGFVGSAILKEALDRGHEVTAIVRHPEKVPPHAKLHSEKGDVYNADDVARLVAGHDVVISAFNPGWGNPDIYNLQVTGARSIIDGVKKAGLKRLLFVGGAGSLEVKPGVQALDLPGFPAEYKQGALATRETLNMLRNESGLDWTFLSPSADLAPGQRTGTFRLGTDQMLTDAQGKSRISTQDYAIAMIDEVEKPRHTRQRFTVGY comes from the coding sequence ATGAAGATTGCCTTGATCGGAGCCAGCGGGTTTGTGGGATCGGCCATTCTGAAAGAAGCCTTGGATCGTGGCCATGAGGTGACGGCCATTGTCCGGCATCCGGAGAAGGTCCCGCCGCACGCGAAGCTTCACTCCGAGAAGGGGGATGTCTACAATGCTGACGACGTGGCCCGCCTGGTCGCAGGTCACGATGTCGTCATCAGCGCCTTCAACCCTGGGTGGGGTAATCCTGACATCTACAATCTTCAAGTCACAGGCGCGAGATCAATCATCGACGGAGTCAAAAAGGCCGGTCTCAAGCGGTTGTTATTCGTGGGAGGTGCGGGCAGCTTGGAGGTAAAGCCGGGAGTTCAGGCCTTGGATCTGCCTGGATTCCCGGCAGAGTATAAACAAGGCGCCCTCGCAACACGCGAGACGCTGAACATGCTGCGGAACGAATCCGGTCTTGATTGGACGTTTCTCTCTCCTTCAGCGGATCTCGCTCCCGGCCAGCGCACCGGAACATTCCGTCTGGGTACGGATCAGATGTTGACGGATGCACAGGGGAAGAGCCGCATCTCGACGCAGGATTATGCGATAGCCATGATCGACGAGGTTGAAAAACCACGCCATACACGGCAGCGGTTTACCGTTGGTTACTGA